In Plasmodium falciparum 3D7 genome assembly, chromosome: 5, the following proteins share a genomic window:
- a CDS encoding topoisomerase I encodes MQSMEINDNNSIKNESTSDDDILINKIKQNLGNNKSCNSRSSKKESIKKQKSNSELGIKKNTKKSLGIKKEEEKKKQISKRKSNELKEKNNLKEGKKKYVEKKSRTVKDETKLTNVIKKETQNNKKPKKLLKKSEENFEPINRWWEKIDDQTDIQWNYLEHRGLIFSPPYVQHHVPIFYKSIKIELNAKSEELATYWCSAIGSDYCTKEKFILNFFKTFINSLENDNIIKQENETKLKKGDISNFKFIDFMPIKDHLLKLREEKLNKTKEEKEEEKKMRMEKELPYTYALVDWIREKISSNKAEPPGLFRGRGEHPKQGLLKKRIFPEDVVINISKDAPVPRLYDNMCGHNWGDIYHDNKVTWLAYYKDSINDQIKYTFLSAQSKFKGYKDLMKYENARKLKSCVHKIREDYKNKMKNKNIIDKQLGTAVYLIDFLALRVGGEKDIDEEADTVGCCSLRVEHISFAHDIPFKSVDSKEQKTNDEKVNKIPLPTNLESISSEDCYITLDFLGKDSIRYFNTVKIDKQAYINIIIFCKNKNRDEGVFDQITCSKLNEYLKEIMPTLSAKVFRTYNASITLDQQLKRIKEVYGKTTYSLYSGETELHKSKKRKSSHLTSDTNILSDASDSTINDVNNEYDENGINKKLSYATTVGKENDVDDKNSPIEVDVSNINELINFYNNANREVAILCNHQRSIPKQHDTTMSKIKKQIELYNEDIKEYKKYLQHLKKNSDKKFIFVSKVSTLDGTLRPNKVKENMKEESCKKKLITLIKKVELLNNQMKVRDDNKTIALGTSKINYMDPRITVAFCKKFEIPIEKVFNRSLRLKFPWAMFATKNFTF; translated from the coding sequence atgcaaTCAATggaaataaatgataataacagTATCAAGAATGAAAGTACATCTgatgatgatatattaattaataaaattaaacaaaacttgggtaataataaatcatgTAATTCTAGATCTTCCAAAAAGGAATCTATAAAAAAGCAAAAGAGCAATTCTGAACTTGGTATAAAAAAGAACACAAAGAAATCATTAGGtataaaaaaagaggaagaaaaaaaaaaacaaataagcaaaagaaaaagtaatgaactaaaagaaaaaaataatttgaaagagggaaaaaagaaatatgtgGAAAAAAAATCTAGAACAGTAAAAGATGAAACCAAGTTAAcgaatgttataaaaaaagaaactcaaaataataagaaaccTAAAAAATTACTTAAAAAATCAGAAGAAAATTTTGAACCAATAAATAGATGGTGGGAAAAAATAGATGATCAAACAGATATACAATGGAATTATTTAGAACATCGAGGATTAATATTTTCCCCTCCATACGTTCAACATCATGTaccaattttttataaaagtataaaaattGAATTAAATGCAAAATCAGAAGAATTAGCTACCTATTGGTGTAGTGCAATTGGTAGTGATTATTGTACAAAAGAAAagtttatattaaatttttttaaaacatttataaatagtttagaaaatgataatattataaaacaagAGAATGAAacgaaattaaaaaaaggagaTATATCTAATTTTAAGTTTATTGATTTTATGCCAATCAAAgatcatttattaaaattaagaGAAGAAAagttaaataaaacaaaagaagaaaaagaagaggaaaaaaaaatgagaatgGAAAAAGAATTACCATATACATATGCGTTAGTTGATTGGATTCGTGAAAAGATATCAAGTAATAAAGCAGAACCACCTGGGTTATTTAGAGGAAGAGGAGAACATCCAAAACAaggtttattaaaaaaaagaatttttccAGAAGATGTTGTAATTAATATTAGTAAAGATGCACCTGTACCACgattatatgataatatgtgTGGACATAATTGGGGTGATATATATCATGATAATAAAGTAACATGGTTAGCTTATTATAAAGATAGTATAAATgatcaaataaaatatacttttttatcTGCTCAATCAAAATTTAAAGGATATAAAGATCTTATGAAATATGAAAATGCTCGAAAATTAAAATCATGTGTTCATAAAATTAGGgaagattataaaaataaaatgaaaaataaaaatattattgataAACAATTAGGAACAGCTGTTTATTTAATAGATTTTCTAGCATTAAGAGTAGGAGGAGAAAAAGATATCGATGAAGAAGCAGATACTGTAGGTTGTTGTAGTTTAAGAGTAGAACATATTAGTTTTGCACACGATATACCTTTTAAAAGTGTAGATtcaaaagaacaaaaaacaaatgatgaaaaagtaaataaaataCCATTACCAACAAATTTAGAAAGTATTTCATCAGAAGATTGTTATATAACTTTAGATTTTTTAGGAAAAGATAGTATACGATATTTTAATACAGTCAAAATAGATAAACAagcatatattaatataataatattttgtaaaaataaaaatagagaTGAAGGAGTTTTTGATCAAATAACTTGttcaaaattaaatgaatatcTAAAAGAAATTATGCCTACTTTATCAGCTAAAGTGTTTCGTACATATAATGCTTCAATTACATTAGATCaacaattaaaaagaataaaagaaGTTTATGGAAAAACaacatattcattatattctGGTGAAACAGAATTACACAAAtcgaaaaaaagaaaatctaGCCATTTAACTTCagatacaaatatattaagtgATGCAAGTGATTCTACTATTAATGATGTAAATAACGAGTATGATGAAAatggaataaataaaaaactaTCATATGCTACTACTGtaggaaaagaaaatgatgtcGATGATAAAAACTCACCAATAGAAGTTGACGtttcaaatataaatgaacttattaatttttacaaTAATGCAAATAGAGAAGTAGCCATATTATGTAACCATCAAAGAAGTATTCCAAAACAACATGATACAACTAtgtcaaaaataaaaaaacaaattgaattatataatgaagatataaaagaatataaaaaatatttgcaacatttaaaaaaaaatagtgataaaaaatttatcttTGTTTCGAAAGTTTCTACTTTAGATGGAACTTTAAGACCAAATAAAGTcaaagaaaatatgaaagaagaatcttgtaaaaaaaaactaattactcttataaaaaaagttgaattattaaataaccAAATGAAAGTAagagatgataataaaactaTTGCTTTAGGTACAtctaaaattaattatatggaTCCAAGAATAACTGTTgctttttgtaaaaaatttGAAATACCCATAGAAAAAGTATTTAATAGAAGTTTAAGACTTAAATTTCCTTGGGCCATGTTTGCTACAaaaaattttacattttaa
- a CDS encoding PDCD2 domain-containing protein, putative, whose protein sequence is MYIGELSNEIDNKFDLKNDSKFGGEPIWIHDKEPTNLNLKCSICKKDLTFLFQLSTSYDEYIRVLYLFCCMNSSKCNMNKNNWVCIKGKQKLVYELTNNDIQKNNNMDESINMEKKNNGNLIYDNNYKGNNTFSIFSNENIKKEDSILENLNSREEKLIDWNSLFSKKNTDNKKSSSSLFSHSLNEGLSYVKEKYKNDHNTNQYNNTNVNNECVNKHINCDAIKSNNGDNNKKELDKCNDITLETLKSNNCNNYHLPCYYISLIEDDEECGKDYLYEKAKKMYEMYENNKNNMEDDDCLYKENENDNDDVNTGNNNEEGFENDLNGCVKFYSYLSKNYNQILRYSYNGKFLYMFKSTKTNIKQKNMICSHCKHKLVFELQLFSTFIYQIEKKLEQKKNHFLKKFINNFNVGNIIIFTCEQDCVSIDDMYSYEHIELEIF, encoded by the coding sequence atgtatataggAGAATTATCAAACGAAATAGATAACAAATTTGATTTGAAGAATGATTCCAAATTTGGAGGTGAACCCATCTGGATACATGATAAAGAACCAACAAATTTAAATTTGAAATGTTCTATATGTAAAAAGGAtttaacttttttatttcaattATCAACATCTtatgatgaatatattagAGTACTATATTTGTTCTGTTGTATGAATAGTAGTAAGtgtaatatgaataaaaataattggGTTTGTATAAAGGGCAAACAAAAATTAGTTTATGAGTTAACAAATAATgacatacaaaaaaataataatatggacgAATCCataaatatggaaaaaaagaacaatggtaatttaatatatgataataattataaaggaaataataccttttctattttttctaatgaaaatattaaaaaggaaGATTCTATTTTAGAAAACCTAAATTCGAGAGAAGAAAAACTAATTGATTGGAATTCcttattttcaaaaaaaaacactGATAATAAGAAATCAAGTAGTTCTCTTTTTAGTCATTCTTTAAATGAAGGCTTAAGTTATGttaaggaaaaatataaaaatgatcataataCAAATCAATATAACAAtacaaatgtaaataatgaatgtgttaataaacatataaattgtGATGCaataaaatcaaataatGGAGATAACAATAAGAAAGAATTAGATAAATGTAATGATATAACTCTTGAAACtttaaaaagtaataattgtaataattatCACTTACCTTGCTActatatatctttaatagaagatgatgaagaatgTGGAAaagattatttatatgaaaaagcaaaaaaaatgtatgaaatgtatgaaaataataaaaataatatggaagATGATGACtgtttatataaagaaaatgaaaatgataatgatgatgtgaatacaggtaataataatgaagaaggTTTTGAAAATGATTTGAATGGATGCGtaaaattttattcatatttaagtaaaaattataatcaaATTTTAAGATATTCTTACAAtggaaaatttttatatatgtttaaatcGACAAAAAccaatataaaacaaaagaatATGATTTGTTCACATTGTAAGCATAAATTAGTATTCGAGTTGCAATTATTTTctacatttatttatcagattgaaaaaaaacttgaacaaaaaaagaatcactttttaaaaaaatttataaataattttaatgtaggtaatattataatatttacttGTGAACAAGATTGTGTTAGTATTGATGATATGTATTCATATGAGCATATCGAACtagaaattttttaa
- a CDS encoding stripes inner membrane complex protein, putative: protein MSKNYSESQSLTENNSDKKSKIDDDLSSNEDSNLSSNKLNKKSIYSKKSNVQQLLARIAQEIDERKPNNVIHFMVDFLCKHYPEHLHGFEAIWNGDPDLEQERLLVVEFFKYQKLPVEISVHFINAGFDTVDTLCTLSNNSLDDVEKFNNTRWLPGHKVRLQQTFNDITNRVRIFKEERNALIKCLKREFVNHSPNMINSVIVPKTIKPIMVPVLPTVGTPVNVSARPNNYLSVGKTLPPHIYRRS from the exons ATGTCAAAAAATTATAGTGAATCCCAATCTCTTACGGAGAATAATTCCGATAAGAAATCAAAAATAGATGATGATTTATCATCAAATGAAGACAGTAATTTAAGttcaaataaattaaataaaaaaagcaTTTATAGCAAAAAATCAAACGTTCAGCAATTGTTAGCAAGAATAGCACAa gaAATAGATGAACGAAAACCAAACAATGTAATACATTTTATGGTAGATTTTTTGTGTAAACATTACCCTGAACATTTACACGGTTTCGAGGCAATATGGAATGGAG ATCCTGATTTGGAACAAGAAAGGCTATTAGTTGTAGAATTCTTTAAGTATCAAAAACTACCTGTAGAGATATCCGTACATTTCATTAATGCTGGATTTGACACAGTAGACACATTATGTACATTATCTAATAACTCTCTTGATGATGtagaaaaatttaataatactaGATGGCTACCTGGTCATAAAGTCCGATTACAACAAACCTTTAATGATATTACAAACCGTGTACGAATATTCAAAGAAGAACGAAATGCTTTAATAAAATGTTTGAAAAGAGAATTTGTAAACCACTCTCCAAACATGATCAATTCAGTTATAGTACCAAAAACTATAAAACCAATTATGGTACCAGTTCTACCTACTGTTGGAACACCAGTTAATGTTTCTGCTAGaccaaataattatttaagtGTAGGAAAAACATTACCTCCTCATATTTATAGAAGATCATGA
- a CDS encoding peptidyl-prolyl cis-trans isomerase, producing the protein MSKNDEYKNEKGEGEELPSSDGESSDGSFGPVPLQQNKDNINDENYNDENYNDENYNDKNYNDNDYISGNEKDVVLLDSKKKKKNSVSCSSSSSINIPENEELLNKKKRKVKGIIEENKKNQEKMKKKKIRINNDIYLKNLPTNKNYQVSYMHTDIVTHVVVSNKKKYIITASLNGIIKFWYKNIGCIEFVKHFKIHSDEIINIFISEDEEHLGSLSKDKTYKQFDITSFDMNIVIKLSFIPRTGEFIYSSIFSTEVKVAISSSEKACIYIYKPLESDICIQTIDFGCCNIIEIIKYNKFYDLCVFSDNEGLLDIVDVTNFKFPTSKEEKKSKTNNNMDHKLIDFMNKRYPIKKINFSFKSETDLYELCKYKTYALCISLSLDGEYMAILSENYFLRIYKFESMKLYRVYDESTEMYLTAQNDPLKKELHIDSFDFGKRLFIEKEIKKYMKNQNINFNMISFDESNQYIIYSTFIGIKVVNFITNQLCYIIGKNEANLRYLSISIYQNIIPINKVRTNIHESLYINEKNISDCALFCTVYKKARFYVFSKKKLNEHELDDRDIYNEQPTKNDVNSLISNPLKNIETIHKNTPKSAIIYTTMGDIHISLFYKECKKTVQNFSVHSINGYYNNCIFHRVIKHFMVQTGDPSGDGTGGESIWGNEFEDEFFDHLNHSKPFMVSMANCGPNTNGSQFFITTVPCPWLDFKHTVFGKVTQGSKIVLDIEKVRTDKRDKPLEDIKILNIKINN; encoded by the coding sequence atgagtaaaaatgatgaatataaaaatgaaaaaggagAAGGAGAAGAATTACCTTCTTCAGATGGTGAGTCAAGCGATGGAAGTTTTGGTCCAGTTCCATTACAACAAAATAAGGACAACATAAATGATGagaattataatgatgagaattataatgatgagaattataatgataagaattataatgataatgattatattaGTGGTAATGAGAAGGATGTAGTTTTGTTggatagtaaaaaaaaaaaaaaaaattctgtATCATgctcatcttcatcatccaTAAATATAccagaaaatgaagaattattaaataaaaagaaaagaaaagtaaaaggaataatagaagagaacaaaaaaaatcaagaaaagatgaaaaagaagaaaatacgAATTAATAAtgacatatatttaaagaatcttccaacaaataaaaattatcaaGTTAGTTATATGCATACAGATATAGTTACTCATGTTGTGGTtagtaataaaaagaaatatataattacggCTAGTTTAAAtggtattataaaattttggtataaaaatattggtTGTATTGAATTTGTAAAGCATTTTAAAATTCATTCAgatgaaattattaatatatttatatcagaAGATGAAGAACATTTAGGAAGTTTATCAAAagataaaacatataaacaatttGATATTACTAGTTTTGATATGaatattgttataaaattaagTTTTATTCCAAGAACAGGAGAATTTATTTACTCCTCTATATTTTCAACAGAGGTTAAAGTTGCTATATCGTCTAGTGAAAAagcatgtatatatatttataaaccgTTAGAAAGTGATATTTGTATACAAACCATTGATTTCGGTTGttgtaatattatagaaattataaaatataataaattttatgatTTATGTGTATTCAGTGATAATGAAGGTCTTCTTGATATTGTAGATGTAACGAATTTTAAATTTCCAACATCGAAAGAGGAAAAGAAatcaaaaacaaataataatatggatcaTAAATTAATTGattttatgaataaaagATAtccaattaaaaaaattaatttttcatttaaaagcGAAACAGATCTATATGAATTATGCAAATATAAAACTTATGCTTTATGTATAAGTTTAAGTTTAGATGGAGAATATATGGCTATATTATctgaaaattattttttgagAATTTACAAATTTGAATCCATGAAATTATATAGAGTATATGATGAAAGTACAGAAATGTATTTAACTGCTCAAAATGAtcctttaaaaaaagaattacatATAGATAGTTTTGATTTTGGTAAAAGACTTTTtattgaaaaagaaataaaaaaatatatgaaaaatcaaaatattaattttaatatgatCTCTTTTGATGAATCAaatcaatatattatttattcaacTTTTATTGGTATAAAAGTTGTTAATTTTATAACCAATCAATTGTGTTATATTATTGGGAAAAATGAAGCCAATTTAAGATACTTATCAATTtctatatatcaaaatatcaTACCCATAAATAAAGTTAGAACAAATATACATgaatctttatatataaatgaaaaaaatatatccgATTGTGCTCTGTTTTGTACTGTATACAAAAAAGCTAGATTTTATGTtttctcaaaaaaaaaattaaatgaacacGAATTAGATGACAGAGATATATACAACGAACAACCAACAAAAAATGATGTAAATTCTCTTATTTCAAAccctttaaaaaatatagaaaccATTCATAAAAATACTCCTAAAAGTGCTATTATTTACACAACCATGGGAGATATACATATTTCacttttttataaagaatGCAAAAAAACAGTACAAAATTTCTCTGTTCATTCTATAAAcggatattataataattgcATTTTCCATCGAGTTATCAAACATTTTATGGTCCAAACGGGAGATCCTTCAGGTGATGGCACAGGTGGTGAAAGTATTTGGGGAAATGAATTTGAAGATGAATTCTTTGACCATCTTAATCATTCCAAACCTTTTATGGTATCTATGGCAAACTGTGGTCCAAATACTAATGGATCCCAGTTTTTTATAACCACTGTCCCATGTCCTTGGCTCGATTTTAAACACACAGTTTTTGGTAAAGTAACCCAAGGAAGTAAAATTGTTTTGGATATAGAAAAGGTTCGTACGGATAAAAGGGATAAGCCTTTAGAGGatatcaaaatattaaatataaaaattaataattag